A genomic stretch from Anoplopoma fimbria isolate UVic2021 breed Golden Eagle Sablefish chromosome 8, Afim_UVic_2022, whole genome shotgun sequence includes:
- the LOC129094698 gene encoding receptor-type tyrosine-protein phosphatase C-like codes for MEGLSGVKILLLWAQIIAMVNCQGSPTPKAPPPPPPECFYNVTAIQFGFQVDMLNFTPANYNVNIKEEGRPGKPIVQSFNQKSHKIPHLKPCTEYKLNVTFIDNAGKATPCKHIENRTMTLTLNMTQTEVEEGSCMPGYVCYRSNWDISSSLSTKNYIPAMPCKSSNTEFCIKPGYNDICTNLTTSFTSEKCGAFFHLTKDITVGFLDPSEITQTGPTELPAKIEPNLPSNCSNLTIDYTCQEAYELNTKKLSDLEPFTDYSCTGQIKKNNVPVKNKTAFKVRIDCDLTISFTQKTVTNTSIQLRWDTTSKKCGAVLPDLKKLSYACSCSPHYNQKQNILANVKPPGRACKIEGLEPFTTYNCDVQTKYNNKTVTQTTPVHIQTEAGIPDAITSLKVNHPEHNVIRVTCSYGKRWNGPKKTYIALLYNGGVKTNELENGKCDFEFKDLSYSTEYRLELTVFNGYHRSEPKKDTVFTSYNDKAVIGFLVFLIILTSVALLLVVYKIYILKHRKSRKVANEDVMLELEASE; via the exons GTCAAGGATCTCCAACTCCAAAAG cccctccacctccacctccagagT GTTTTTACAATGTCACAGCCATCCAGTTTGGCTTCCAGGTTGACATGTTGAACTTTACCCCCGCCAACTACAACGTCAACATTAAAGAAGAGGGCCGACCAGGCAAACCCATCGTTCAGTCCTTCAAtcaaaaatcacataaaatccCACATCTGAAGCCCTGTACTGAATATAAGCTTAATGTGACATTCATCGATAACGCTGGCAAAGCAACACCCTGTAAACACATTGAAAATAGAACTATGACACTGACACTGAATATGA CTCAAACTGAAGTTGAAGAAGGCAGCTGCATGCCTGGATATGTTTGTTACCGGAGTAACTGGGACATCAGCTCTTCACTCTCAACAAAAAATTATATTCCAGCTATGCCATGCAAAAGCAGCAATACGGAGTTCTGCATCAAACCTGGTTACAATGACATATGCACAAATTTAACTACAAGCTTCACTTCAGAAAAGTGTGGGGCTTTCTTTCACCTCACCAAAGACATCACTGTTG GTTTCTTAGATCCAAGTGAAATAACTCAGACAGGTCCAACTGAACTTCCTGCAAAAATTGAACCAAATTTACCTTCAAACTGCAGCAATCTCACCATTGATTACACCTGTCAGG AAGCTTATGAACTCAACACCAAGAAACTGTCTGATCTGGAGCCCTTCACAGACTACAGCTGTACTGGTCAGatcaagaaaaacaatgtcCCCGTAAAAAACAAGACTGCTTTCAAAGTCAGGATTGACTGTG ATCTTACAATAAGCTTCACACAGAAAACTGTCACCAACACCTCCATTCAGTTGAGATGGGACACGACCAGTAAGAAGTGTGGAGCTGTCCTTCCTGATCTTAAGAAGCTTTCTTATGCCTGCAGCTGTAGCCCTCACTACAATCAGAAACAAAAta TTCTAGCTAACGTGAAACCGCCAGGACGAGCATGTAAAATTGAAGGACTGGAACCATTTACCACCTATAACTGTGACGTCCAAACCAAATACAACAACAAGACAGTTACCCAAACAACTCCAGTTCATATCCAAACTGAGGCGGGAA TACCAGACGCTATCACTTCACTGAAGGTGAATCATCCAGAACATAACGTGATAAGAGTAACTTGTTCTTATGGAAAACGTTGGAATGGGCCTAAGAAGACATACATTGCACTTCTTTATAACGGTGGTGTCAAGACTAATGAGCTTGAAAACGGAAAGTGCGATTTTGAATTCAAAGATCTAAGCTACTCAACAGAATATAGACTGGAG cTGACTGTTTTTAATGGATATCATCGGAGCGAGCCCAAGAAAGACActgttttcacttcct ATAATGACAAAGCTGTCATTGGGTTTCTGGTCTTCCTTATCATCCTTACATCTGTGGCTCTGCTTTTGGTCGTCTACAAGATTTACATTCTGAAGCACAGAAAGTCCAGAAA GGTAGCGAATGAAGACGTGATGCTTGAACTAGAAGCCAGTGAGTAG
- the LOC129094971 gene encoding uncharacterized protein LOC129094971 isoform X2, which yields MEGLSGVKILLLWAQIIAMVNCQGSPTPKAPPPPPPECFYNVTAIQFGFQVDMLNFTPANYNVIIKEEGRPGKPIVQSFNQKSHKIPHLKPCTEYELNVTFIDNAGKAKPCKHIENRTMTLTLDMTQTEVEEGSCMPGYVCYRSNWDISSSLSTKNYIPAMPCKSNNKEFCIKPGYNDICTNLTTSFTSGKCGAFFHLTKDITVDFLDPKEITQTGPTELPAKIEPNLPPNCSNLTIDYTCQAVTRMRKNFDCTRGTAETHETRRQERADEHEASRCTHCTSI from the exons ATGGAAGGACTCTCTGGCGTCAAGATCCTCCTGCTCTGGGCTCAGATCATCGCTATGGTCAACT GTCAAGGATCTCCAACTCCAAAAG cccctccacctccacctccagagT GTTTTTACAATGTCACAGCCATCCAGTTTGGCTTCCAGGTTGACATGTTGAACTTTACCCCCGCCAACTACAACGTCATCATTAAAGAAGAGGGCCGACCAGGCAAACCCATCGTTCAGTCCTTCAAtcaaaaatcacataaaatccCACATCTGAAGCCCTGTACTGAATATGAGCTTAATGTGACATTCATCGATAACGCTGGCAAAGCAAAACCCTGTAAACACATTGAAAATAGAACTATGACACTGACACTGGATATGA CTCAAACTGAAGTTGAAGAAGGCAGCTGCATGCCTGGATATGTTTGTTACCGGAGTAACTGGGACATCAGCTCTTCACTTTCAACAAAAAATTATATTCCAGCTATGCCGTGCAAAAGCAACAATAAAGAGTTCTGCATCAAACCTGGTTACAATGACATATGCACAAATTTAACTACAAGCTTCACTTCAGGAAAGTGTGGGGCTTTCTTTCACCTCACCAAAGACATCACTGTTG ATTTCTTAGATCCAAAGGAAATAACTCAGACAGGTCCAACTGAACTTCCTGCAAAAATTGAACCAAATTTACCTCCAAACTGCAGCAATCTCACCATTGATTACACCTGTCAGG CTGTAACGCGCATGCGCAAGAACTTCGACTGCACGAGAGGAACGGCCGAGACTCACGAGACACGACGACAGGAACGAGCTGATGAACACGAGGCTTCACGCTGCACACACTGT acatccatctga
- the LOC129094971 gene encoding uncharacterized protein LOC129094971 isoform X1: MEGLSGVKILLLWAQIIAMVNCQGSPTPKAPPPPPPECFYNVTAIQFGFQVDMLNFTPANYNVIIKEEGRPGKPIVQSFNQKSHKIPHLKPCTEYELNVTFIDNAGKAKPCKHIENRTMTLTLDMTQTEVEEGSCMPGYVCYRSNWDISSSLSTKNYIPAMPCKSNNKEFCIKPGYNDICTNLTTSFTSGKCGAFFHLTKDITVDFLDPKEITQTGPTELPAKIEPNLPPNCSNLTIDYTCQAVTRMRKNFDCTRGTAETHETRRQERADEHEASRCTHCVSTSTTGFSYSRCRRGC, encoded by the exons ATGGAAGGACTCTCTGGCGTCAAGATCCTCCTGCTCTGGGCTCAGATCATCGCTATGGTCAACT GTCAAGGATCTCCAACTCCAAAAG cccctccacctccacctccagagT GTTTTTACAATGTCACAGCCATCCAGTTTGGCTTCCAGGTTGACATGTTGAACTTTACCCCCGCCAACTACAACGTCATCATTAAAGAAGAGGGCCGACCAGGCAAACCCATCGTTCAGTCCTTCAAtcaaaaatcacataaaatccCACATCTGAAGCCCTGTACTGAATATGAGCTTAATGTGACATTCATCGATAACGCTGGCAAAGCAAAACCCTGTAAACACATTGAAAATAGAACTATGACACTGACACTGGATATGA CTCAAACTGAAGTTGAAGAAGGCAGCTGCATGCCTGGATATGTTTGTTACCGGAGTAACTGGGACATCAGCTCTTCACTTTCAACAAAAAATTATATTCCAGCTATGCCGTGCAAAAGCAACAATAAAGAGTTCTGCATCAAACCTGGTTACAATGACATATGCACAAATTTAACTACAAGCTTCACTTCAGGAAAGTGTGGGGCTTTCTTTCACCTCACCAAAGACATCACTGTTG ATTTCTTAGATCCAAAGGAAATAACTCAGACAGGTCCAACTGAACTTCCTGCAAAAATTGAACCAAATTTACCTCCAAACTGCAGCAATCTCACCATTGATTACACCTGTCAGG CTGTAACGCGCATGCGCAAGAACTTCGACTGCACGAGAGGAACGGCCGAGACTCACGAGACACGACGACAGGAACGAGCTGATGAACACGAGGCTTCACGCTGCACACACTGTGTAAGTACTTCAACTACTGGATTCAGTTATTCACGATGCAggcgaggctgctag
- the LOC129094971 gene encoding uncharacterized protein LOC129094971 isoform X4 translates to MTMTPTTKAPPPPPPECFYNVTAIQFGFQVDMLNFTPANYNVIIKEEGRPGKPIVQSFNQKSHKIPHLKPCTEYELNVTFIDNAGKAKPCKHIENRTMTLTLDMTQTEVEEGSCMPGYVCYRSNWDISSSLSTKNYIPAMPCKSNNKEFCIKPGYNDICTNLTTSFTSGKCGAFFHLTKDITVDFLDPKEITQTGPTELPAKIEPNLPPNCSNLTIDYTCQAVTRMRKNFDCTRGTAETHETRRQERADEHEASRCTHCVSTSTTGFSYSRCRRGC, encoded by the exons ATGACCATGACTCCTACAACCAAAG cccctccacctccacctccagagT GTTTTTACAATGTCACAGCCATCCAGTTTGGCTTCCAGGTTGACATGTTGAACTTTACCCCCGCCAACTACAACGTCATCATTAAAGAAGAGGGCCGACCAGGCAAACCCATCGTTCAGTCCTTCAAtcaaaaatcacataaaatccCACATCTGAAGCCCTGTACTGAATATGAGCTTAATGTGACATTCATCGATAACGCTGGCAAAGCAAAACCCTGTAAACACATTGAAAATAGAACTATGACACTGACACTGGATATGA CTCAAACTGAAGTTGAAGAAGGCAGCTGCATGCCTGGATATGTTTGTTACCGGAGTAACTGGGACATCAGCTCTTCACTTTCAACAAAAAATTATATTCCAGCTATGCCGTGCAAAAGCAACAATAAAGAGTTCTGCATCAAACCTGGTTACAATGACATATGCACAAATTTAACTACAAGCTTCACTTCAGGAAAGTGTGGGGCTTTCTTTCACCTCACCAAAGACATCACTGTTG ATTTCTTAGATCCAAAGGAAATAACTCAGACAGGTCCAACTGAACTTCCTGCAAAAATTGAACCAAATTTACCTCCAAACTGCAGCAATCTCACCATTGATTACACCTGTCAGG CTGTAACGCGCATGCGCAAGAACTTCGACTGCACGAGAGGAACGGCCGAGACTCACGAGACACGACGACAGGAACGAGCTGATGAACACGAGGCTTCACGCTGCACACACTGTGTAAGTACTTCAACTACTGGATTCAGTTATTCACGATGCAggcgaggctgctag
- the LOC129094971 gene encoding uncharacterized protein LOC129094971 isoform X3: MTMTPTTKATTPAPPPPPPECFYNVTAIQFGFQVDMLNFTPANYNVIIKEEGRPGKPIVQSFNQKSHKIPHLKPCTEYELNVTFIDNAGKAKPCKHIENRTMTLTLDMTQTEVEEGSCMPGYVCYRSNWDISSSLSTKNYIPAMPCKSNNKEFCIKPGYNDICTNLTTSFTSGKCGAFFHLTKDITVDFLDPKEITQTGPTELPAKIEPNLPPNCSNLTIDYTCQAVTRMRKNFDCTRGTAETHETRRQERADEHEASRCTHCVSTSTTGFSYSRCRRGC; the protein is encoded by the exons ATGACCATGACTCCTACAACCAAAG CCACCACACcagcccctccacctccacctccagagT GTTTTTACAATGTCACAGCCATCCAGTTTGGCTTCCAGGTTGACATGTTGAACTTTACCCCCGCCAACTACAACGTCATCATTAAAGAAGAGGGCCGACCAGGCAAACCCATCGTTCAGTCCTTCAAtcaaaaatcacataaaatccCACATCTGAAGCCCTGTACTGAATATGAGCTTAATGTGACATTCATCGATAACGCTGGCAAAGCAAAACCCTGTAAACACATTGAAAATAGAACTATGACACTGACACTGGATATGA CTCAAACTGAAGTTGAAGAAGGCAGCTGCATGCCTGGATATGTTTGTTACCGGAGTAACTGGGACATCAGCTCTTCACTTTCAACAAAAAATTATATTCCAGCTATGCCGTGCAAAAGCAACAATAAAGAGTTCTGCATCAAACCTGGTTACAATGACATATGCACAAATTTAACTACAAGCTTCACTTCAGGAAAGTGTGGGGCTTTCTTTCACCTCACCAAAGACATCACTGTTG ATTTCTTAGATCCAAAGGAAATAACTCAGACAGGTCCAACTGAACTTCCTGCAAAAATTGAACCAAATTTACCTCCAAACTGCAGCAATCTCACCATTGATTACACCTGTCAGG CTGTAACGCGCATGCGCAAGAACTTCGACTGCACGAGAGGAACGGCCGAGACTCACGAGACACGACGACAGGAACGAGCTGATGAACACGAGGCTTCACGCTGCACACACTGTGTAAGTACTTCAACTACTGGATTCAGTTATTCACGATGCAggcgaggctgctag
- the LOC129094699 gene encoding receptor-type tyrosine-protein phosphatase C-like: protein MWSKQAYEPNTKKLSDLEPFTDYSCTGQIKKNNVPVKNTTAFKVRIDCDLTISFKTPTVTNISIQLRWDTTSRKCGAVLPDLKKLSYACSCSPHYNQKQNILANVKPPGRACKIEGLEPFTTYNCDVQTKYNYKTVTQPTPVHIQTEAGIPDAITSLKVNHPEHNVIRVTCSYGKRWKGPEKTYIARLYNGGVTNELKNGKCDFEFKDLSYSTEYRLELTVFNGYHRSEPKKDTVFTSYNDKAVIGFLVFLIILTSVAVLLVVCKIYILKHRKSRKVANEDVMLELEAIYANVP from the exons atgtggtctaaac AAGCCTATGAACCCAACACCAAGAAACTGTCTGATCTGGAGCCCTTCACAGACTACAGCTGTACTGGTCAGatcaagaaaaacaatgtcCCCGTAAAAAACACGACTGCTTTCAAAGTCAGGATTGACTGTG ATCTTACAATAAGCTTCAAAACGCCAACTGTCACCAACATCTCCATTCAGTTGAGATGGGACACGACCAGTAGGAAGTGTGGAGCTGTCCTTCCTGATCTTAAGAAGCTTTCTTATGCCTGCAGCTGTAGCCCTCACTACAATCAGAAACAAAAta TTCTAGCTAACGTGAAACCGCCAGGACGAGCATGTAAAATTGAAGGACTGGAACCATTTACCACCTATAACTGTGACGTCCAAACCAAATACAACTACAAGACAGTTACCCAACCAACTCCAGTTCATATCCAAACTGAGGCGGGAA TACCAGACGCTATCACTTCACTGAAGGTGAATCATCCAGAACATAACGTGATAAGAGTAACTTGTTCTTATGGAAAACGTTGGAAAGGGCCTGAGAAGACATACATTGCACGTCTTTATAACGGTGGTGTGACTAATGAGCTTAAAAACGGAAAGTGCGATTTTGAATTCAAAGATCTAAGCTACTCAACAGAATATAGACTGGAG cTGACTGTTTTTAATGGATATCATCGGAGCGAGCCCAAGAAAGACActgttttcacttcct ATAATGACAAAGCTGTCATTGGGTTTCTGGTCTTCCTTATCATCCTTACATCTGTGGCTGTGCTTTTGGTCGTCTGCAAGATTTACATTCTGAAGCACAGAAAGTCCAGAAA GGTAGCGAATGAAGACGTGATGCTTGAACTAGAAGCCA TTTATGCTAATGTCCCTTGA